One Kineococcus radiotolerans SRS30216 = ATCC BAA-149 DNA window includes the following coding sequences:
- a CDS encoding glutathionylspermidine synthase family protein → MRRETSPVRPGWRATVEGQGLAYAVARGGDGTERLYWDESAAYVVDVAEADELERVTEELHGMAVTAARRVLDDDRLWASLGLPAHARPTLRRSLDAAPDAGPAGGSLYGRLDLAFDGSGPPLLLEHNADTPTALVEASVVQWYWLEDLHPDCDQVNTLHERLVRAWQRMLPGHAGGLVHLAAGQTEPTEDWVTVAYLRDTVREAGFTDVGLRVEDLGWWEEGGRFVDLDGRVVDVCYRLYPWEWMFAERFGPLLDHPSARVRWVEPPWKALLASKTLLVALWQEFEGHPNLLPAWLDEPRPGTPEARRGYVSKPVYGWEGAGIRITAPGIDVTTDPAHTGGQALVHQAFTELADFDGNHPVIGSWLVAGEAAGLGFRESTSLVTDTAARFVPHRLDAPRSTPEQVASWLAD, encoded by the coding sequence CCACCGTCGAGGGGCAGGGGCTGGCGTACGCCGTGGCGCGCGGCGGGGACGGCACCGAGCGCCTCTACTGGGACGAGTCGGCGGCCTACGTCGTCGACGTGGCCGAGGCCGACGAGCTGGAGCGCGTCACCGAGGAGCTGCACGGGATGGCGGTGACCGCGGCCCGCCGCGTCCTGGACGACGACCGGTTGTGGGCGAGCCTCGGTCTACCCGCTCACGCCCGTCCGACGTTGCGCCGTTCCCTGGACGCCGCTCCCGACGCCGGTCCCGCCGGGGGTTCGCTGTACGGCCGGCTGGACCTCGCCTTCGACGGCAGCGGCCCGCCGCTGCTGCTGGAGCACAACGCCGACACCCCCACCGCCCTGGTGGAGGCCTCGGTGGTGCAGTGGTACTGGCTGGAGGACCTGCACCCGGACTGCGACCAGGTGAACACGTTGCACGAGCGGCTGGTGCGGGCGTGGCAGCGGATGCTGCCCGGGCACGCGGGGGGTCTGGTCCACCTCGCGGCCGGGCAGACCGAACCGACCGAGGACTGGGTGACGGTGGCGTACCTGCGCGACACCGTCCGCGAGGCGGGGTTCACCGACGTCGGTCTGCGGGTGGAGGACCTCGGCTGGTGGGAGGAGGGCGGGCGGTTCGTCGACCTGGACGGTCGGGTCGTCGACGTCTGCTACCGGCTGTACCCGTGGGAGTGGATGTTCGCCGAGCGCTTCGGTCCGCTGCTGGACCACCCGTCGGCGCGGGTGCGGTGGGTGGAGCCGCCGTGGAAGGCGCTGCTGGCGTCGAAGACGTTGCTGGTGGCGTTGTGGCAGGAGTTCGAGGGCCATCCGAACCTGCTGCCCGCGTGGCTGGACGAACCCCGCCCGGGAACCCCGGAGGCGCGGCGGGGGTACGTGTCGAAACCCGTCTACGGGTGGGAGGGGGCCGGCATCCGGATCACCGCGCCCGGGATCGACGTCACCACCGACCCCGCCCACACCGGCGGCCAGGCCCTGGTGCACCAGGCGTTCACCGAGCTGGCCGACTTCGACGGGAACCACCCCGTGATCGGCAGCTGGCTGGTGGCGGGGGAGGCCGCGGGACTGGGGTTCCGCGAGTCCACGTCGCTGGTCACCGACACCGCCGCCCGGTTCGTCCCCCACCGCCTCGACGCTCCCCGCTCCACCCCGGAGCAGGTCGCGTCCTGGCTGGCCGACTGA
- a CDS encoding DUF350 domain-containing protein, with the protein MLASLGHATAYSLVGMALLVVGFVVLDLLTPGKLAEQIWVHRSANAAVVVSCGFIGLGLVVFAAIWTNGEASLGSALGWTVAFGLLGVLLQALAGAVLELLTPGRMRDVLVARELHPGSVVLGAAQLAVSFVVVASIW; encoded by the coding sequence GTGCTCGCCAGCCTGGGACACGCCACCGCCTACTCGCTCGTGGGGATGGCGCTGCTCGTCGTGGGTTTCGTCGTCCTCGACCTCCTCACCCCCGGCAAGCTCGCCGAGCAGATCTGGGTGCACCGCTCCGCCAACGCCGCCGTCGTCGTCTCCTGCGGGTTCATCGGGCTCGGCCTGGTGGTGTTCGCCGCGATCTGGACGAACGGGGAGGCCAGCCTCGGCTCCGCGCTGGGCTGGACGGTCGCCTTCGGCCTGCTCGGCGTGCTCCTGCAGGCCCTGGCCGGGGCGGTGCTGGAACTGCTCACCCCCGGCCGGATGCGCGACGTCCTCGTTGCGCGGGAACTGCACCCGGGCAGCGTCGTGCTGGGCGCCGCGCAGCTCGCGGTGTCCTTCGTCGTCGTCGCCTCCATCTGGTGA
- a CDS encoding YciI family protein, whose amino-acid sequence MAQYAVLIYARDSAHAPGAAAAATASCDQHADELAVSDAMLAAYALTPRDAATSLRAGSVTRGPFVDSPEVVVGFYVVEAPDLDAALAIAATNPVLREGGGVEVRPVHSGGVVERAAAQP is encoded by the coding sequence GTGGCTCAGTACGCCGTCCTGATCTACGCCCGGGACTCCGCCCACGCACCGGGCGCCGCCGCAGCCGCCACCGCCTCCTGCGACCAGCACGCCGACGAACTGGCCGTCTCGGATGCGATGCTCGCCGCCTACGCCCTGACCCCACGGGACGCGGCGACCTCGCTGCGAGCGGGCTCGGTCACCAGGGGGCCGTTCGTCGACTCCCCCGAGGTCGTCGTCGGCTTCTACGTCGTCGAGGCGCCCGACCTGGACGCGGCGCTGGCCATCGCCGCCACCAACCCCGTGCTCCGCGAGGGCGGCGGCGTCGAGGTGCGCCCCGTGCACAGCGGTGGGGTCGTGGAGCGCGCCGCCGCTCAGCCCTAG